From a single Sander vitreus isolate 19-12246 chromosome 4, sanVit1, whole genome shotgun sequence genomic region:
- the LOC144517315 gene encoding putative peptidyl-tRNA hydrolase 2 isoform X1, with product MEPSEQSGPDSGSQDVNPVFLQQLRELDIPEEAAKQALLHTRNVSAEEAAMYYFNKLENEEEGDDDLMFKMVFVVNMDLAMGVGKVAAQVGHAAVGLYQALQEKNSWREMAWKWDHSGAKKVVVQGTNVAHLLELQALAMSLSLPTYLVQDVGLTQVTAVYCYVTMTTSHARLTHEAVLNLQWKKEDGELRLSRAE from the exons ATGGAGCCATCAGAGCAGTCAGGTCCAGACTCCGGCTCTCAGGATGTCAACCCTGTTTTTCTGCAGCAGCTCAGAGAGCTGGACATCCCAGAGGAGGCAGCCAAACAG GCACTTCTACATACTCGGAACGTGTCTGCCGAGGAGGCGGCAATGTACTACTTCAACAAGCTGGAGAATGAG GAGGAGGGAGACGATGACCTCATGTTCAAGATGGTATTTGTGGTAAACATGGACCTTGCCATGGGTGTTGGAAAG GTTGCAGCCCAAGTTGGTCATGCTGCTGTGGGTTTATACCAGGCTCTACAGGAAAAGAACAGCTGGAGGGAGATGGCCTGGAAGTGGGACCACAGTGG AGCCAAGAAGGTGGTGGTCCAGGGCACCAATGTGGCTCATCTACTGGAACTGCAGGCCCTGGCCATGAGCCTCAGCCTGCCCACTTACCTGGTCCAGGATGTAGGGCTTACCCAG gtaacggcagtttactgctacgtcactatgacgaccagccacgctcgcctcacacatgaagcggtactaaatctgcaatggaaaaaggaggacggggaaCTGCGGTTGagccgagccgagtag
- the LOC144517315 gene encoding putative peptidyl-tRNA hydrolase 2 isoform X2 yields MEPSEQSGPDSGSQDVNPVFLQQLRELDIPEEAAKQALLHTRNVSAEEAAMYYFNKLENEEEGDDDLMFKMVFVVNMDLAMGVGKVAAQVGHAAVGLYQALQEKNSWREMAWKWDHSGAKKVVVQGTNVAHLLELQALAMSLSLPTYLVQDVGLTQVEAGSRTVLAIMGEEEMVNNVTGSLKLL; encoded by the exons ATGGAGCCATCAGAGCAGTCAGGTCCAGACTCCGGCTCTCAGGATGTCAACCCTGTTTTTCTGCAGCAGCTCAGAGAGCTGGACATCCCAGAGGAGGCAGCCAAACAG GCACTTCTACATACTCGGAACGTGTCTGCCGAGGAGGCGGCAATGTACTACTTCAACAAGCTGGAGAATGAG GAGGAGGGAGACGATGACCTCATGTTCAAGATGGTATTTGTGGTAAACATGGACCTTGCCATGGGTGTTGGAAAG GTTGCAGCCCAAGTTGGTCATGCTGCTGTGGGTTTATACCAGGCTCTACAGGAAAAGAACAGCTGGAGGGAGATGGCCTGGAAGTGGGACCACAGTGG AGCCAAGAAGGTGGTGGTCCAGGGCACCAATGTGGCTCATCTACTGGAACTGCAGGCCCTGGCCATGAGCCTCAGCCTGCCCACTTACCTGGTCCAGGATGTAGGGCTTACCCAG GTGGAGGCTGGGTCCCGCACTGTCCTAGCCATCATGGGGGAGGAAGAGATGGTGAACAATGTCACTGGGAGTCTGAAGCTGCTCTGA